A section of the Nitrospiria bacterium genome encodes:
- a CDS encoding DUF3300 domain-containing protein: MRYILIVSAVLCLLSEPPLGGGESPGLRGAVALAQDESSYATYSPEQLDNLLAPIALYPDPLLAQMLPAATFLDQIDEAARYVRAYGQDGVDDQPWDVSVKAVAHYPAVLDMMADKMDWTTALGQAYVNQSTDVMESVQRLRAMANAQGNLVSTPEQEVIVEPGYYAIWPANPQCLYVPFYDPMVIFFQNRLANVQHAPKCLKYRRSYRKND; the protein is encoded by the coding sequence ATGCGATATATTTTGATCGTATCGGCCGTGCTGTGCTTATTAAGCGAGCCGCCGCTCGGGGGCGGGGAAAGCCCGGGACTCCGTGGCGCCGTTGCCCTGGCCCAGGATGAGTCGTCTTACGCGACTTACTCTCCGGAGCAGTTGGACAATCTGCTGGCGCCCATCGCGCTTTATCCCGATCCGCTGCTGGCCCAGATGCTCCCGGCCGCGACTTTTCTGGATCAGATTGATGAAGCGGCGCGGTATGTGCGCGCCTACGGACAGGATGGCGTCGACGATCAGCCATGGGACGTCAGCGTCAAAGCGGTGGCGCATTATCCGGCGGTCCTCGACATGATGGCGGACAAGATGGATTGGACCACCGCCTTGGGGCAAGCCTACGTGAACCAATCCACCGATGTAATGGAATCCGTCCAACGCCTGCGGGCGATGGCCAATGCGCAGGGGAACCTGGTCTCGACCCCGGAGCAGGAAGTGATCGTCGAGCCCGGATATTATGCGATCTGGCCGGCGAATCCTCAGTGCCTCTACGTGCCGTTCTACGATCCAATGGTCATCTTCTTCCAGAACAGGCTCGCGAACGTTCAACACGCCCCGAAATGTCTTAAATATCGCCGCAGTTACCGGAAAAATGATTGA
- a CDS encoding efflux transporter outer membrane subunit — translation MKRNEGLRKACRAAGAPAAKTRRKVGRICLCTVGLLSAMGCALGPDFVRPKPPPVDRYTHGTEPTASISADGQAQHFEPGGKMPGDWWRFLNSTKLDALINQAVTENPDLHAAQARLRQSQNNLLAGYGVFYPEVDGNLGAERQKFSPARIGSSAPASLFNLYTLSATVGYSLDVFGGNRRAVESLEAQVDFQRDAVLATYLSLSGNIVNTVIALAAYTTQIKATEEIIGLLKEQVRITEVQAQAGTVPYLNVLSLRTQLAATEATLPPLEQRRSEAEHLLATLVGRVPAEWDPIQIELADLTLPGDLPITLPSELVHQRPDILAAEALLHSASADIGVATAALFPSFTLNGSYGLNNTSAPDLFKSTSGFWSLGANLTAPLFHGWTLWFERKAAMEAYQQSLANYRQSVLSAFAQVADTLRALEHDAEAVQAQAQALDASEHALRLVQANYQAGVASYLQILVANDQYHQAKIGYLQAHAQRLQDTVALFVALGGGWSDADKEAPGAPSGLVHGIRSGSRTPD, via the coding sequence ATGAAACGGAACGAAGGACTTCGGAAGGCCTGTAGAGCGGCGGGCGCCCCGGCGGCCAAAACACGAAGAAAGGTCGGAAGGATCTGTCTGTGCACGGTCGGCCTGCTGTCGGCGATGGGATGTGCCCTGGGACCGGACTTTGTTCGTCCCAAGCCGCCGCCCGTCGACCGCTACACCCATGGCACAGAGCCGACCGCAAGCATTTCAGCAGACGGTCAGGCCCAGCACTTTGAACCGGGTGGTAAGATGCCCGGGGATTGGTGGCGCTTTCTTAACTCGACAAAACTGGATGCCCTGATCAACCAGGCGGTCACGGAAAATCCGGATCTTCATGCAGCACAAGCTCGGTTGCGCCAAAGCCAGAACAACCTGCTGGCCGGTTATGGGGTGTTTTATCCGGAAGTGGACGGCAATTTGGGCGCTGAGCGCCAGAAGTTCTCCCCGGCCCGCATTGGCAGCAGTGCCCCGGCCAGCCTCTTTAATCTCTACACGCTCTCGGCTACGGTCGGCTATTCTCTCGACGTATTCGGCGGTAATCGCCGCGCCGTAGAGAGCCTGGAAGCCCAGGTGGATTTTCAACGCGATGCGGTTCTGGCGACATACCTTTCCCTGTCGGGAAATATTGTGAATACCGTAATCGCTCTTGCGGCCTACACGACCCAGATCAAGGCTACCGAGGAGATCATCGGTTTACTGAAGGAACAAGTCAGGATTACCGAAGTACAGGCGCAGGCGGGCACGGTGCCCTATTTGAATGTTCTGAGCCTCCGAACTCAGCTCGCGGCTACGGAAGCAACGCTCCCACCGCTGGAGCAGAGGCGGAGCGAGGCGGAGCATTTGCTGGCCACGCTGGTCGGTCGCGTACCCGCGGAATGGGATCCGATCCAGATCGAGTTGGCCGACCTCACGCTTCCGGGCGACCTGCCGATTACCCTACCCTCCGAGTTGGTCCATCAACGTCCCGATATCCTCGCGGCCGAGGCTCTGCTGCATAGCGCGAGCGCCGATATCGGCGTGGCCACGGCCGCGTTGTTCCCGAGCTTCACGTTGAACGGCAGTTACGGATTGAACAACACCTCGGCACCCGATCTCTTCAAGTCGACGAGCGGCTTTTGGAGCCTGGGCGCGAACCTTACGGCCCCGCTGTTCCATGGCTGGACGTTATGGTTTGAGCGGAAAGCGGCCATGGAAGCGTACCAGCAGTCTCTGGCCAACTATCGTCAATCCGTCCTGAGCGCGTTCGCTCAAGTGGCCGACACCCTCCGGGCCTTGGAACATGACGCCGAAGCGGTGCAGGCCCAGGCTCAAGCGCTCGATGCATCGGAGCACGCCTTGCGGTTGGTGCAGGCCAATTACCAGGCGGGCGTCGCCAGCTATTTGCAAATTCTAGTCGCAAACGATCAGTACCATCAGGCGAAGATCGGTTATCTCCAGGCGCACGCCCAGCGGTTGCAGGACACCGTCGCGCTTTTTGTCGCTCTTGGAGGCGGTTGGTCGGATGCCGACAAAGAAGCTCCCGGAGCGCCGTCCGGTTTGGTTCACGGCATCCGGTCGGGTTCAAGGACGCCTGATTGA
- a CDS encoding biotin/lipoyl-binding protein: MRNRVVFFLSVLGIIAGLISAYVYGIQKKPLPPVFNPATNPYEKGIYVNGIIESYQSTGENINLYPEVSGRVTQILVAEGDIVNKGTPLLKIDDSVQRATAEQQKSQAEAALSLLEELRAQPRKETLEVATAQVELARANLKSAQDQLAKQLRSFELDPQSVSKDTLDNAENTVNVAKANLEVVERQYELTKAGAWSYDVQSQEKQANALSKAYTASNALLAKYTLTAPADGVILSIAAAVGGYISSQGAYETYTQGFSPVIVMGSSEEYIGIRCYIDEILIHRLPQASQMSARMFIRGTDTSIPLEFVRVQPYVSPKIELSNQRTERVDVRVLPVIFRFQRPKDIHVYPGQLVDVYIGEK, translated from the coding sequence GTGAGAAATAGGGTGGTCTTTTTCCTCTCGGTCCTGGGGATCATCGCGGGGTTGATCAGCGCCTATGTGTACGGCATTCAAAAAAAGCCGCTGCCTCCCGTGTTCAACCCCGCCACGAATCCCTACGAAAAAGGCATCTATGTCAATGGCATCATCGAAAGCTACCAATCCACCGGAGAAAATATCAACCTGTACCCTGAAGTCTCCGGGAGGGTCACACAAATTCTGGTGGCCGAAGGAGATATCGTGAACAAGGGAACCCCTCTGCTGAAAATCGATGATTCGGTTCAAAGGGCTACGGCCGAGCAGCAGAAGTCTCAAGCCGAGGCGGCCCTCTCCTTGCTGGAAGAACTCAGGGCCCAGCCAAGAAAAGAAACCTTGGAAGTGGCCACGGCCCAGGTAGAGTTGGCCCGCGCAAACCTGAAAAGTGCGCAGGACCAGTTGGCCAAGCAATTGAGGTCGTTTGAACTGGACCCGCAGTCCGTGAGCAAGGATACCTTGGACAACGCGGAGAATACCGTCAATGTCGCCAAGGCCAATCTCGAAGTCGTCGAGAGGCAGTATGAACTCACCAAAGCCGGCGCCTGGAGTTACGATGTCCAAAGCCAGGAGAAGCAGGCGAATGCGTTGTCCAAAGCCTACACGGCCTCAAACGCTCTCTTGGCGAAGTACACCCTCACCGCCCCGGCCGATGGGGTGATTTTATCCATCGCGGCCGCGGTGGGCGGCTACATCTCCTCGCAGGGTGCCTACGAGACCTACACGCAGGGATTTAGCCCCGTCATCGTCATGGGCAGTTCGGAAGAGTATATCGGCATCCGATGTTATATCGACGAGATCCTCATCCATAGACTGCCCCAAGCCTCTCAAATGAGCGCGCGGATGTTCATTCGAGGCACCGATACCAGCATTCCTCTGGAATTTGTCCGGGTACAGCCTTACGTATCCCCCAAAATTGAGCTATCGAATCAGCGGACGGAAAGGGTTGACGTGCGCGTCTTGCCGGTGATCTTCAGGTTTCAGCGCCCCAAGGATATTCATGTATATCCCGGTCAGTTGGTGGACGTGTACATCGGAGAGAAATGA
- a CDS encoding ABC transporter ATP-binding protein produces MANLAVKADQLVKWFGEGAARTIAVREASFEAYFGEMLYIVGPSGSGKTTLLSMISGILKPNSGSVVVEEKEIWNLTSEQIADFRLNTIGFVFQDYHLFPRLTTVENVAIPLILKKQDWNEAIKLAAECLEIVGLKERAHLPPVKLSGGEQQRVAIARAIAGRPDILVFDEPTASLDGDTGRKIVDFIKRNVLNERRSIIIVTHDDRIYEYSDRILKMEDGKIAGVIKGGPGEK; encoded by the coding sequence TTGGCTAATTTGGCGGTGAAAGCGGACCAGCTGGTCAAATGGTTTGGAGAGGGAGCGGCCAGAACTATTGCGGTGAGGGAAGCCAGCTTTGAAGCCTACTTCGGGGAGATGCTGTACATCGTCGGGCCGTCGGGAAGCGGCAAAACCACATTGTTGAGTATGATTTCTGGAATTCTGAAACCGAATTCGGGATCCGTCGTGGTGGAGGAGAAGGAGATCTGGAACCTGACCAGCGAGCAGATTGCGGATTTCAGGCTCAATACGATTGGTTTCGTGTTTCAGGATTATCATCTGTTTCCAAGACTGACCACCGTTGAAAATGTGGCCATTCCCCTGATTTTAAAAAAACAGGACTGGAATGAAGCGATCAAGCTGGCGGCCGAATGTTTGGAAATCGTGGGCCTCAAGGAACGGGCGCATCTTCCTCCGGTCAAGCTGAGCGGCGGTGAGCAGCAACGGGTGGCGATTGCAAGAGCGATTGCCGGCCGTCCGGATATTCTGGTGTTTGACGAACCGACCGCATCTTTGGACGGGGATACGGGAAGAAAAATTGTCGATTTCATCAAGCGGAATGTCCTGAACGAACGAAGGTCGATTATCATTGTGACCCATGATGATCGGATCTACGAGTATTCGGATCGAATTTTAAAGATGGAAGACGGAAAGATTGCGGGGGTCATCAAGGGAGGTCCCGGTGAGAAATAG
- a CDS encoding ABC transporter permease, producing the protein MIGILKIAYKLLVNDRAKFSALIVGIAFAAFLMVQMTSLFSGILSRSSATVTNIGAKIWVMDPAVNTVANTIPIPDYVLDYVRSINGVNYAVPLYSGGALLKLRSGLYQSVSVIGLDDATLYGRPELLEGHIEDIFAENSFIVVKDAEFGKLENPKIGSEFELNDHLGVVVGIATVPVSGLFGVPTLYTTFNRALQYIPSTRFTISYIMVEPKSNEVIPYIEKQVEQLGYRALTKEEFVQKISRFYIFQTGLGTNLFIMTIISFIVGLSISGQTFYTFILENLEKFGALKAIGAKEHELIYMILFQAAFTGLTGYGLGVGLCALLIAIAKLRLPDYAATIRYGNLGLALIMVLIIIAASSYIGIRKVLKIEPFDIFRG; encoded by the coding sequence GTGATAGGGATCCTAAAAATCGCATATAAATTGTTGGTCAACGACCGGGCGAAATTTTCAGCGCTGATCGTCGGGATCGCGTTTGCCGCGTTCTTGATGGTTCAGATGACCTCTCTGTTTTCCGGAATCCTGTCCCGGTCGTCCGCCACCGTCACCAATATCGGAGCCAAAATCTGGGTGATGGATCCGGCGGTCAATACGGTGGCCAATACCATCCCGATTCCGGATTATGTGCTGGATTATGTTCGCAGTATTAACGGAGTCAATTATGCCGTGCCATTATATTCCGGAGGGGCCCTGTTGAAGCTCCGAAGCGGTCTCTATCAATCGGTTAGCGTGATCGGGTTGGACGACGCCACTCTGTACGGCCGGCCGGAGCTTCTGGAAGGACATATCGAGGACATCTTTGCAGAAAACTCATTTATCGTTGTTAAGGATGCGGAGTTCGGCAAGCTCGAAAATCCCAAGATCGGTTCGGAATTTGAATTAAACGACCACCTGGGCGTTGTCGTCGGGATTGCCACAGTGCCTGTAAGCGGGTTGTTTGGGGTCCCAACTCTATACACGACCTTTAACAGAGCGCTCCAGTACATTCCCTCTACAAGATTTACGATCTCCTACATTATGGTCGAGCCGAAGAGCAATGAAGTCATACCCTACATTGAAAAACAGGTGGAACAACTTGGCTACCGGGCCCTGACGAAGGAAGAATTTGTTCAAAAAATAAGCAGGTTTTATATATTCCAGACAGGTTTAGGAACAAATTTATTCATTATGACGATCATCAGCTTCATCGTGGGGCTGTCGATTTCCGGCCAGACCTTTTATACGTTTATCCTGGAGAATCTTGAGAAATTCGGCGCACTCAAGGCGATCGGGGCTAAAGAACACGAACTCATTTACATGATCCTGTTTCAAGCGGCTTTTACGGGTTTGACCGGATATGGTCTGGGGGTCGGCCTGTGCGCTCTATTAATCGCCATTGCCAAGCTGAGATTGCCGGATTATGCGGCGACGATCCGGTACGGAAACCTTGGTCTCGCGCTGATCATGGTCCTCATCATTATCGCCGCTTCAAGCTATATTGGAATTCGCAAAGTCCTTAAGATCGAACCCTTTGATATCTTCCGGGGATAA
- a CDS encoding zf-TFIIB domain-containing protein: protein MAKELSEHGYDREEEYFYKKNKELLDKMRAELDAKRAEQEAKGAQNPHWMKCPKCGQDMEEVPLAGIKADQCTNCMGIYFDKGELELLLGSQEPKGFLGGLKRLFKR from the coding sequence ATGGCCAAGGAACTGAGCGAGCACGGATACGATCGGGAAGAAGAATATTTCTACAAAAAAAACAAAGAACTCCTGGACAAGATGCGCGCCGAGCTGGATGCCAAGCGGGCCGAGCAGGAGGCCAAGGGCGCGCAGAATCCGCACTGGATGAAATGCCCCAAATGCGGCCAGGACATGGAAGAGGTTCCTCTGGCCGGGATCAAGGCGGACCAATGCACGAACTGCATGGGGATCTATTTCGACAAAGGAGAGTTGGAACTTCTCCTGGGTTCGCAGGAGCCCAAAGGATTTCTGGGCGGCCTGAAACGGCTATTTAAAAGATGA
- a CDS encoding thioredoxin family protein, giving the protein MRLPIGEKGPDFSLPGVDGKTYTLQSFSGKPVLAVMFTCNHCPYVQAYEDRLIAIQEDYADRGAQLVAINANETKNYPEDNFPKMVERAKTKGYNFPYLRDEDQSVAEAYGAHYTPEIFVLDRERRLRYTGRIDDNWQNPKAAKSRDLRDAMEALLDGRAVSQPETHAFGCTIKWAKP; this is encoded by the coding sequence ATGAGACTGCCGATCGGCGAAAAGGGCCCCGATTTTTCCCTGCCCGGAGTGGACGGCAAGACCTACACCTTGCAAAGCTTCTCGGGCAAACCCGTCCTGGCGGTGATGTTCACCTGCAATCACTGTCCCTACGTCCAGGCCTACGAAGACCGTCTGATCGCGATCCAGGAAGACTATGCCGACCGCGGCGCGCAACTGGTGGCGATCAACGCCAACGAAACAAAAAATTATCCGGAAGACAACTTCCCCAAAATGGTCGAACGGGCCAAAACCAAAGGCTACAACTTTCCTTACCTAAGAGACGAAGACCAGTCCGTCGCCGAAGCCTACGGCGCCCATTACACGCCCGAGATCTTTGTCCTGGATCGGGAACGTCGGCTCCGTTACACCGGCCGGATCGACGACAACTGGCAGAACCCGAAGGCGGCCAAATCCCGAGACCTTCGCGACGCCATGGAGGCCCTGCTCGACGGGCGCGCCGTTTCCCAACCGGAGACGCACGCGTTCGGATGCACCATTAAGTGGGCTAAACCGTAG
- a CDS encoding PAS domain S-box protein has product MKEGDRFQRAFEDAAIGMALLAVEPLGRYIEVNPTFCRMTGYTREELLARNFQSITASQDIDRNVEQLQPLLRGSIPSIQLEKRYVRKDGGLFWVRLNVSLVRDDRAQPLYFIVQVEDIDDHKQTEEALRDSGQLNEQIIRSAREGIVVHDRELRYRAWNPYMEEMTGLRSEWVLGKHPLELVSIQREHGRHILTEENVKEILDGLTRAMAGETVTRRDLAVMLKQAGQTTWNSVRYDPLKNAQGEITGVIVTARDITERKRAEEALRESGQFNQQVVANVREGIIVYDRDLRYLVWNPFMEELTGLRAEKVLGKRPRDLLSIYQEEHGKLLMEKETVEAIEASIQRAMAGETFSYLDIPFLIKPYGETGWTSVRYGPFRNAQGDIVGVIATVRDITEQKHLEEQLRHAQKLEAVGQLAGGVAHEFNNMLTAIMGNLDLAIDQIPAASDQRSILTAALQAARRAASLTQQLLTFSHRSPMDLQPQDLGAIANDVAHLLRQTFDRRIEVTVHAAGDLWTVLADAGQMHQVIMNLCVNARDSLVDCINGAVREPVPAGWAPRIVIAAENVRIDDAYCKLHLDARPGEYLRFSVNDNGYGIEETISHRIFEPFFTTKEVGRGTGLGLATVYGIMKQHQGWIDLSSAKFKGTTFKLYLPRTHRTAGPTPPKAARGEEPARGTETILFVDDEAPIRRLGQTILEHHGYTVLLAKDGEEAIEVFKREHGRINLVVLDLTMPRMSGHEVLRQLLHLDPAMRFLISSGHQTPGTSTELQNLGMIDLVPKPYSPDELAHSVRKLLDAALPPREVR; this is encoded by the coding sequence ATGAAAGAGGGCGACCGTTTTCAACGGGCGTTTGAGGATGCCGCCATCGGCATGGCCCTCCTGGCCGTGGAGCCGCTCGGCCGATACATCGAGGTCAATCCGACCTTCTGCCGAATGACCGGTTACACGCGGGAAGAACTGCTCGCCCGAAATTTCCAAAGCATCACGGCCTCTCAAGACATCGACAGGAACGTCGAGCAGTTGCAACCGCTCTTGCGGGGAAGCATCCCCTCCATCCAACTGGAAAAACGGTACGTCCGCAAAGACGGAGGTTTGTTTTGGGTCCGCTTGAACGTTTCCCTCGTCCGAGACGACCGGGCCCAACCCTTGTACTTCATTGTCCAAGTCGAAGACATCGACGACCACAAACAGACGGAAGAGGCGTTGCGCGACTCCGGTCAACTCAATGAACAAATCATTCGGAGCGCCCGCGAAGGCATTGTTGTTCATGATCGCGAGCTGCGATACCGGGCCTGGAATCCCTACATGGAGGAGATGACCGGCCTGCGGTCGGAGTGGGTGTTGGGAAAACATCCCCTCGAGCTGGTTTCCATTCAGCGAGAGCACGGAAGACACATCCTGACCGAAGAAAACGTAAAAGAAATCCTGGACGGCCTGACCCGGGCCATGGCCGGCGAAACCGTCACGCGGCGGGACCTCGCGGTGATGTTAAAACAGGCCGGGCAAACAACGTGGAACTCGGTCCGATACGATCCGCTTAAAAACGCGCAGGGCGAGATCACGGGTGTGATCGTCACGGCGAGGGACATCACGGAGCGCAAGCGGGCGGAAGAGGCCTTGCGGGAGTCGGGTCAATTCAACCAGCAAGTGGTCGCCAATGTCCGAGAGGGCATCATCGTTTATGATCGCGATTTGCGGTATTTGGTTTGGAATCCGTTCATGGAGGAGCTGACCGGCTTGCGGGCCGAGAAGGTTCTGGGGAAACGGCCGAGGGATTTATTGTCGATTTACCAAGAGGAGCACGGCAAGCTTCTGATGGAAAAAGAGACCGTGGAAGCCATCGAGGCCAGCATCCAACGGGCGATGGCCGGGGAGACTTTTTCGTATCTGGATATCCCGTTTTTGATCAAGCCGTACGGCGAGACGGGCTGGACCTCGGTGCGGTACGGTCCGTTCCGCAACGCCCAGGGCGATATCGTCGGCGTCATCGCAACGGTGAGGGACATCACCGAGCAGAAACACCTGGAGGAACAGCTGCGCCATGCCCAAAAACTGGAAGCGGTCGGCCAATTGGCCGGAGGGGTCGCGCACGAATTCAACAACATGCTGACGGCCATCATGGGGAATCTCGACCTGGCGATCGATCAAATACCCGCGGCATCGGATCAGCGGTCCATCCTGACCGCGGCGTTGCAGGCGGCCCGCCGGGCCGCGTCGCTGACGCAACAGTTGCTCACCTTCAGTCACCGGAGTCCCATGGACCTTCAACCCCAGGACCTCGGCGCCATAGCCAACGACGTCGCGCACCTCCTGCGCCAAACCTTTGATCGACGGATCGAGGTCACGGTCCACGCCGCCGGAGACCTCTGGACGGTTCTCGCGGATGCCGGGCAGATGCACCAAGTGATCATGAACCTCTGCGTCAACGCACGGGATTCCCTGGTCGACTGCATAAACGGAGCGGTTCGGGAACCCGTTCCGGCCGGCTGGGCCCCCCGCATCGTCATTGCGGCGGAAAACGTCCGGATCGATGACGCCTACTGCAAGCTGCACCTCGACGCCCGGCCCGGAGAATACCTTCGCTTCTCGGTCAACGACAACGGCTACGGCATCGAAGAAACGATCAGCCATCGCATTTTCGAACCGTTCTTCACCACCAAAGAAGTCGGACGGGGCACGGGACTCGGCCTGGCCACGGTTTACGGAATCATGAAGCAGCATCAAGGCTGGATCGATCTGTCCAGCGCCAAATTTAAGGGTACGACCTTCAAGCTCTATCTCCCCCGCACCCACCGGACGGCGGGCCCGACGCCCCCGAAGGCCGCGCGGGGAGAAGAGCCCGCGCGCGGGACCGAAACCATCCTGTTCGTCGACGATGAAGCCCCCATTCGCCGCCTGGGCCAGACGATCCTGGAGCATCACGGATATACCGTGCTGCTGGCCAAAGACGGCGAGGAAGCGATCGAAGTTTTCAAGCGGGAACACGGCCGGATCAACCTGGTCGTGCTGGACTTGACGATGCCCCGCATGTCGGGACATGAGGTTCTCAGACAGCTTCTTCACCTGGACCCGGCCATGCGCTTCCTGATCTCAAGCGGCCATCAAACGCCGGGGACCTCGACCGAACTCCAGAATCTCGGGATGATCGATCTCGTCCCCAAACCCTACAGCCCAGACGAACTCGCGCACAGCGTGAGAAAGCTCCTGGACGCCGCCCTCCCTCCGAGAGAAGTTCGGTAG